A part of Olleya sp. Bg11-27 genomic DNA contains:
- a CDS encoding HYC_CC_PP family protein gives MITTIVNKGVSIVMALVVLVSTLSFTIESHYCGEHLVDIAIFTKAKQCGVDVITTKATVKTKGCCKNEIEVITGQDQLKINTFDDLQFSKQYLIKSFVYTYSQLFKRVPKQSVPHKNYAPPNLIIDFQVLHDVYII, from the coding sequence GTGATTACAACAATTGTAAATAAAGGAGTATCTATTGTTATGGCATTAGTGGTGTTGGTTTCAACATTATCTTTTACTATAGAGAGTCACTACTGTGGAGAACATTTGGTAGATATTGCTATTTTTACAAAAGCTAAACAATGCGGTGTAGATGTCATTACAACAAAAGCTACAGTAAAAACGAAAGGATGTTGTAAAAACGAAATAGAAGTTATTACAGGCCAAGATCAGTTAAAAATTAATACGTTTGACGATCTGCAGTTTAGTAAACAGTACTTAATTAAGTCATTTGTTTATACCTATTCTCAGTTATTCAAACGTGTACCAAAACAAAGTGTCCCGCATAAAAACTATGCACCACCCAACTTGATTATTGATTTTCAAGTGCTTCACGACGTTTATATTATTTGA